From a single Arachis hypogaea cultivar Tifrunner chromosome 3, arahy.Tifrunner.gnm2.J5K5, whole genome shotgun sequence genomic region:
- the LOC112790235 gene encoding putative E3 ubiquitin-protein ligase LIN-1 isoform X4 has translation MTTTTTTTSSSHILRHTSDFISGVLSQSELRRHLAATLHRETTSLCSQTTLRQLSLASDTIENAISSSSTSIRTSSLTLAEKLLLPLSKLPLSSFLLSLLLFLWNRHVDSAVLLLQIFHSNPSLVRSEIAPVLYDHLFSLHLLPVFRWFDEHRTRILSESSSDASDYSITEGSVVLPCTKLLSRMSEDQASKLRELEREYQEAIDQNCRVVAVYFKEVLTSKSSEASISPPLLTLKSTEDVDGGKNKEEIQESQMSVLENGRYNPIWSERETSIEFLSSTSSSKSSHINYYPQRVSPRILKRQKSSKDSAPVYMKSTSENRPSLDGNLSSSSDSEAESEDDDKNVALLEPRQSQSHEQMQPNLKEFRGSPEYHMAEYDNPPPGTAKNMPPKDFVCPITSNIFDDPVTLETGQTYERKAIEEWFKTGNSTCPITRQKLQNTQLPKTNYVLKRLIASWKEHNPNSVPPPCESPYEESKAVTKTIKVSTLPKDVVKQATVDGIISELRHAINNLYMSDILEESEMAVLHIEKLWREVNLGVDIHSMLSKPPIINGFMEILFNSVQPRVLRAAVFLLAETGSRDHSVIQTLTRVDTDVECIMALFKKGLTEAVVLLYLLKPSTTSLAEMATPESLLAAFNKEEENLVPMCLKPKTAALLLFAQVIGSSEERIALSAAKCVFSEKAIGNIVASLEAEWAEERIAAVEILLRCMQEDGTCRNTIAEKADLSPILESFTGATDVECLKIVQFFSELIKLNRRTLNEQILRFIKEEGPFSTMHTLLICLQTGLQDQCPVMAGLLLQLDLLVEPRKMSIYREEAIDTLISCLRNTDFPAAQLAAAHTIMSLQGRFDFSGKSLTREVLLKRAGVDRSPGYLEQVLQINSFYPETEITPEEEKAADDWERKIASVLVSHEFGIVFEALADGINSRNPELRSACFISATWLVYMLTILPDTGVQGAARVCLLKQFITKLNSAKDIHDRVLSMIALNSFLHFPDGFHDLTSYTKDILKGLRELKRISPLTSEILKVLVEENESKSDIWIHKELIRVDCSENGEVLSLIFFRNKLFSGHSDGTIKVWMVKDTSFHLLQEIQEHLKPVTSLVISESGDRLYSGSLDRTAKVWSVGKAAIHCVQVHDMKEQIHNLIVTDSISCFTAQGAGVKVQSWNGESKVLNSNKYVKCLAHVHGRLYCGCHDSSVQEINLDTGNVSTIQSGSKKLLGKAYPIHALQLHGELIYAAGSSLDGSVIKMWDNSSYRLVGSLQTGLEVRAMAVSSELIYLGGKGVAVEIWDKTKHNKLDTLQTATNSRVLCMSLDRNEEILVIGTSDGQIQAWRVN, from the exons ATgaccaccacaaccaccaccacttccTCGTCTCATATTCTCCGCCACACCTCCGACTTCATTTCCGGCGTCCTTTCTCAATCGGAGCTCCGGCGACATCTCGCCGCGACCCTCCACCGCGAGACCACATCACTCTGCAGCCAAACAACCCTCAGACAGCTCAGCCTCGCCTCCGACACCATTGAAAACGCCATCTCCTCCTCCAGCACCTCCATCCGAACCTCTTCCCTCACCCTCGCCGAGAAGCTCCTCCTCCCTCTCTCCAAACTCCCCCTCTCCTccttcctcctctctctcctcctattcctctgGAACCGCCACGTGGATTCCGCCGTACTCCTCCTCCAAATCTTCCACTCCAATCCATCCCTGGTCAGATCCGAAATCGCTCCGGTTCTCTACGATCACCTCTTCTCCCTCCACCTGCTCCCTGTTTTCCGGTGGTTCGATGAGCACAGAACGCGGATTTTGTCCGAATCGAGCAGTGATGCGAGTGATTATTCAATTACGGAGGGGTCAGTGGTGCTGCCGTGCACCAAATTGTTGTCGAGGATGAGTGAGGATCAGGCTTCGAAGCTGAGGGAGTTGGAGAGAGAGTACCAGGAGGCTATCGACCAAAATTGCAGGGTTGTTGCTGTGTATTTCAAGGAGGTTTTGACCAGTAAAAGCAGTGAAGCGTCGATTAGTCCACCGCTGTTGACTCTGAAGAGCACGGAAGATGTTGACGGAGGGAAGAACAAAGAGGAGATTCAAGAATCCCAAATGTCTGTGTTGGAGAATGGACGGTATAAT CCAATATGGTCCGAAAGGGAGACATCTATTGAATTCTTGAGCAGCACCTCCAGCAGCAAATCTTCACATATAAATTATTATCCTCAAAGAGTCTCTCCCAGAATCCTCAAACGCCAAAAATCTTCGAAAGATTCAGCACCAGTCTATATGAAATCAACAAGTGAAAATAGACCTTCTTTGGATGGGAATCTGTCTTCTTCTTCGGATTCCGAAGCAGAAAGTGAG GATGACGACAAAAATGTGGCATTGTTGGAGCCTCGACAAAGCCAGTCCCATGAACAAATGCAACCTAACTTGAAAGAATTCAGAGG CTCCCCAGAGTATCATATGGCAGAGTATGATAATCCGCCGCCTGGAACTGCAAAAAATATGCCTCCTAAGGACTTTGTCTGTCCGATAACTAGTAACATATTTGATGATCCTGTGACTCTTGAGACAGGACAAACATACGAACGTAAAGCTATCGAGGAATGGTTCAAAACTGGCAACTCAACTTGTCCAATCACTCGCCAGAAGCTGCAAAACACGCAGTTACCTAAGACAAACTATGTGCTCAAACGACTAATTGCAAGCTGGAAAGAACACAACCCTAATTCAGTTCCACCGCCATGTGAGAGTCCATATGAAGAAAGCAAGGCAGTAACGAAGACAATAAAGGTTTCAACTCTGCCTAAAGATGTCGTAAAACAAGCCACGGTGGATGGGATCATTAGTGAGTTGCGCCATGCAATCAATAATCTCTATATGTCAGATATTCTTGAAGAATCTGAAATGGCTGTGCTTCATATTGAGAAGCTTTGGAGAGAAGTGAATTTAGGAGTGGATATCCATAGCATGCTATCAAAACCTCCAATAATTAATGGGTTTATGGAGATCCTTTTCAATTCTGTTCAGCCCCGGGTGCTACGAGCAGCAGTGTTCCTTCTGGCCGAAACCGGTTCTAGAGACCACTCTGTTATTCAGACGCTTACGCGTGTGGACACTGACGTAGAATGTATCATGGCACTTTTCAAGAAAGGGTTGACAGAAGCTGTTGTGCTGCTGTATCTGCTAAAACCTTCCACTACAAGTCTTGCTGAGATGGCCACACCAGAATCTCTCCTAGCAGCATTCAATAAGGAAGAGGAAAACTTGGTTCCAATGTGTCTGAAGCCCAAAACAGCTGCCTTGCTTTTATTCGCACAGGTTATTGGAAGTAGTGAAGAAAGAATTGCGTTGTCAGCTGCCAAGTGTGTTTTCTCTGAAAAAGCAATCGGAAATATTGTCGCCAGTTTAGAAGCTGAGTGGGCAGAGGAGAGGATTGCTGCAGTGGAGATCTTATTAAGATGCATGCAAGAGGATGGGACTTGCCGGAACACCATTGCTGAAAAGGCAGACTTGTCTCCTATTTTGGAAAGTTTCACTGGTGCAACTGATGTAGAGTGTTTAAAAATTGTCCAATTTTTCTCTGAATTAATAAAGTTAAATAG GAGGACATTGAATGAACAAATCCTCCGCTTTATAAAGGAAGAAGGACCTTTTAGTACAATGCATACACTGCTCATTTGTCTGCAGACAGGCCTTCAAGACCAATGTCCTGTCATGGCCGGCCTTTTACTCCAACTTGATCTTCTG GTAGAGCCAAGAAAGATGAGCATATACCGTGAAGAGGCAATAGATACTCTCATTTCATGCCTGAGAAACACAGATTTCCCTGCTGCTCAATTAGCAGCTGCTCATACAATCATGTCACTTCAAGGGAGGTTTGACTTCTCTGGAAAGTCTCTTACCAGAGAAGTCCTTCTTAAACGTGCAGGTGTTGACAGAAGTCCTGGATATCTTGAACAGGTGCTCCAGATCAACAGCTTCTACCCAGAAACTGAAATAACTCCT GAAGAAGAGAAAGCAGCGGATGATTGGGAAAGAAAAATTGCATCTGTTCTAGTCAGCCACGAGTTTGGTATAGTTTTCGAGGCTTTAGCAGATGGCATAAATAGCCGAAATCCAGAACTACGGTCAGCATGCTTTATATCAGCTACGTGGCTCGTATACATGTTGACCATTCTACCGGACACAGGGGTACAAGGAGCAGCGCGTGTCTGCTTGCTGAAACAGTTCATAACAAAACTAAATTCTGCTAAGGACATTCATGATAGAGTCCTTTCTATGATTGCTCTAAATAGTTTTCTCCATTTCCCTG ATGGCTTTCACGATCTAACTTCCTACACTAAGGATATCTTAAAAGGTTTGAGAGAGCTTAAGAGAATCTCTCCATTGACATCTGAAATTCTTAAAGTTCTGGTTGAAGAGAATGAATCTAAAAGT GACATATGGATACATAAAGAGCTGATTCGAGTAGATTGCAGTGAGAATGGGGAAGTGCTGTCTCTCATTTTTTTCAGGAATAAATTATTTTCGGGCCACTCTGATGGAACTATTAAG GTTTGGATGGTAAAGGATACTTCATTCCATCTCTTGCAAGAGATCCAAGAACATCTTAAGCCTGTAACAAGTTTGGTGATTTCAGAATCTGGTGACAGACTATACAGCGGTTCACTTGATCGAACTGCAAAG GTTTGGTCTGTTGGAAAGGCAGCAATACATTGTGTACAGGTTCATGATATGAAGGAGCAGATTCATAATTTAATTGTAACTGACAGCATATCTTGTTTCACTGCACAGGGCGCTGGTGTCAAG GTTCAATCATGGAATGGAGAATCAAAAGTgttaaattctaataaatacGTTAAGTGCTTGGCTCATGTTCATGGGCGATTATACTGCGGCTGCCACGATAGCAGTGTTCAGGAGATAAATCTGGACACCGGAAACGTCAGTACTATTCAAAGTGGTTCTAAAAAACTACTTGGCAAAGCCTATCCTATTCATGCACTGCAACTTCATGGTGAACTTATATATGCAGCTGGGTCTTCCTTAGATGGATCTGTTATAAAG ATGTGGGACAATTCTAGTTATAGATTGGTGGGATCTCTGCAAACCGGATTGGAAGTGCGGGCTATGGCTGTGAGCTCAGAATTAATTTACTTGGGGGGCAAGGGAGTAGCTGTGGAAATCTGGGATAAGACGAAACACAACAAACTTGACACATTACAAACGGCCACAAACAGTAGGGTTCTTTGCATGTCTCTAGACAGGAATGAAGAAATTTTGGTAATTGGAACTTCTGATGGCCAAATTCAG GCATGGAGAgtaaattaa
- the LOC112790235 gene encoding putative E3 ubiquitin-protein ligase LIN-1 isoform X5, protein MTTTTTTTSSSHILRHTSDFISGVLSQSELRRHLAATLHRETTSLCSQTTLRQLSLASDTIENAISSSSTSIRTSSLTLAEKLLLPLSKLPLSSFLLSLLLFLWNRHVDSAVLLLQIFHSNPSLVRSEIAPVLYDHLFSLHLLPVFRWFDEHRTRILSESSSDASDYSITEGSVVLPCTKLLSRMSEDQASKLRELEREYQEAIDQNCRVVAVYFKEVLTSKSSEASISPPLLTLKSTEDVDGGKNKEEIQESQMSVLENGRYNPIWSERETSIEFLSSTSSSKSSHINYYPQRVSPRILKRQKSSKDSAPVYMKSTSENRPSLDGNLSSSSDSEAESEDDDKNVALLEPRQSQSHEQMQPNLKEFRGSPEYHMAEYDNPPPGTAKNMPPKDFVCPITSNIFDDPVTLETGQTYERKAIEEWFKTGNSTCPITRQKLQNTQLPKTNYVLKRLIASWKEHNPNSVPPPCESPYEESKAVTKTIKVSTLPKDVVKQATVDGIISELRHAINNLYMSDILEESEMAVLHIEKLWREVNLGVDIHSMLSKPPIINGFMEILFNSVQPRVLRAAVFLLAETGSRDHSVIQTLTRVDTDVECIMALFKKGLTEAVVLLYLLKPSTTSLAEMATPESLLAAFNKEEENLVPMCLKPKTAALLLFAQVIGSSEERIALSAAKCVFSEKAIGNIVASLEAEWAEERIAAVEILLRCMQEDGTCRNTIAEKADLSPILESFTGATDVECLKIVQFFSELIKLNRRTLNEQILRFIKEEGPFSTMHTLLICLQTGLQDQCPVMAGLLLQLDLLVEPRKMSIYREEAIDTLISCLRNTDFPAAQLAAAHTIMSLQGRFDFSGKSLTREVLLKRAGVDRSPGYLEQVLQINSFYPETEITPEEEKAADDWERKIASVLVSHEFGIVFEALADGINSRNPELRSACFISATWLVYMLTILPDTGVQGAARVCLLKQFITKLNSAKDIHDRVLSMIALNSFLHFPDGFHDLTSYTKDILKGLRELKRISPLTSEILKVLVEENESKSDIWIHKELIRVDCSENGEVLSLIFFRNKLFSGHSDGTIKVWMVKDTSFHLLQEIQEHLKPVTSLVISESGDRLYSGSLDRTAKVWSVGKAAIHCVQVHDMKEQIHNLIVTDSISCFTAQGAGVKVQSWNGESKVLNSNKYVKCLAHVHGRLYCGCHDSSVQEINLDTGNVSTIQSGSKKLLGKAYPIHALQLHGELIYAAGSSLDGSVIKMWDNSSYRLVGSLQTGLEVRAMAVSSELIYLGGKGVAVEIWDKTKHNKLDTLQTATNSRVLCMSLDRNEEILVIGTSDGQIQ, encoded by the exons ATgaccaccacaaccaccaccacttccTCGTCTCATATTCTCCGCCACACCTCCGACTTCATTTCCGGCGTCCTTTCTCAATCGGAGCTCCGGCGACATCTCGCCGCGACCCTCCACCGCGAGACCACATCACTCTGCAGCCAAACAACCCTCAGACAGCTCAGCCTCGCCTCCGACACCATTGAAAACGCCATCTCCTCCTCCAGCACCTCCATCCGAACCTCTTCCCTCACCCTCGCCGAGAAGCTCCTCCTCCCTCTCTCCAAACTCCCCCTCTCCTccttcctcctctctctcctcctattcctctgGAACCGCCACGTGGATTCCGCCGTACTCCTCCTCCAAATCTTCCACTCCAATCCATCCCTGGTCAGATCCGAAATCGCTCCGGTTCTCTACGATCACCTCTTCTCCCTCCACCTGCTCCCTGTTTTCCGGTGGTTCGATGAGCACAGAACGCGGATTTTGTCCGAATCGAGCAGTGATGCGAGTGATTATTCAATTACGGAGGGGTCAGTGGTGCTGCCGTGCACCAAATTGTTGTCGAGGATGAGTGAGGATCAGGCTTCGAAGCTGAGGGAGTTGGAGAGAGAGTACCAGGAGGCTATCGACCAAAATTGCAGGGTTGTTGCTGTGTATTTCAAGGAGGTTTTGACCAGTAAAAGCAGTGAAGCGTCGATTAGTCCACCGCTGTTGACTCTGAAGAGCACGGAAGATGTTGACGGAGGGAAGAACAAAGAGGAGATTCAAGAATCCCAAATGTCTGTGTTGGAGAATGGACGGTATAAT CCAATATGGTCCGAAAGGGAGACATCTATTGAATTCTTGAGCAGCACCTCCAGCAGCAAATCTTCACATATAAATTATTATCCTCAAAGAGTCTCTCCCAGAATCCTCAAACGCCAAAAATCTTCGAAAGATTCAGCACCAGTCTATATGAAATCAACAAGTGAAAATAGACCTTCTTTGGATGGGAATCTGTCTTCTTCTTCGGATTCCGAAGCAGAAAGTGAG GATGACGACAAAAATGTGGCATTGTTGGAGCCTCGACAAAGCCAGTCCCATGAACAAATGCAACCTAACTTGAAAGAATTCAGAGG CTCCCCAGAGTATCATATGGCAGAGTATGATAATCCGCCGCCTGGAACTGCAAAAAATATGCCTCCTAAGGACTTTGTCTGTCCGATAACTAGTAACATATTTGATGATCCTGTGACTCTTGAGACAGGACAAACATACGAACGTAAAGCTATCGAGGAATGGTTCAAAACTGGCAACTCAACTTGTCCAATCACTCGCCAGAAGCTGCAAAACACGCAGTTACCTAAGACAAACTATGTGCTCAAACGACTAATTGCAAGCTGGAAAGAACACAACCCTAATTCAGTTCCACCGCCATGTGAGAGTCCATATGAAGAAAGCAAGGCAGTAACGAAGACAATAAAGGTTTCAACTCTGCCTAAAGATGTCGTAAAACAAGCCACGGTGGATGGGATCATTAGTGAGTTGCGCCATGCAATCAATAATCTCTATATGTCAGATATTCTTGAAGAATCTGAAATGGCTGTGCTTCATATTGAGAAGCTTTGGAGAGAAGTGAATTTAGGAGTGGATATCCATAGCATGCTATCAAAACCTCCAATAATTAATGGGTTTATGGAGATCCTTTTCAATTCTGTTCAGCCCCGGGTGCTACGAGCAGCAGTGTTCCTTCTGGCCGAAACCGGTTCTAGAGACCACTCTGTTATTCAGACGCTTACGCGTGTGGACACTGACGTAGAATGTATCATGGCACTTTTCAAGAAAGGGTTGACAGAAGCTGTTGTGCTGCTGTATCTGCTAAAACCTTCCACTACAAGTCTTGCTGAGATGGCCACACCAGAATCTCTCCTAGCAGCATTCAATAAGGAAGAGGAAAACTTGGTTCCAATGTGTCTGAAGCCCAAAACAGCTGCCTTGCTTTTATTCGCACAGGTTATTGGAAGTAGTGAAGAAAGAATTGCGTTGTCAGCTGCCAAGTGTGTTTTCTCTGAAAAAGCAATCGGAAATATTGTCGCCAGTTTAGAAGCTGAGTGGGCAGAGGAGAGGATTGCTGCAGTGGAGATCTTATTAAGATGCATGCAAGAGGATGGGACTTGCCGGAACACCATTGCTGAAAAGGCAGACTTGTCTCCTATTTTGGAAAGTTTCACTGGTGCAACTGATGTAGAGTGTTTAAAAATTGTCCAATTTTTCTCTGAATTAATAAAGTTAAATAG GAGGACATTGAATGAACAAATCCTCCGCTTTATAAAGGAAGAAGGACCTTTTAGTACAATGCATACACTGCTCATTTGTCTGCAGACAGGCCTTCAAGACCAATGTCCTGTCATGGCCGGCCTTTTACTCCAACTTGATCTTCTG GTAGAGCCAAGAAAGATGAGCATATACCGTGAAGAGGCAATAGATACTCTCATTTCATGCCTGAGAAACACAGATTTCCCTGCTGCTCAATTAGCAGCTGCTCATACAATCATGTCACTTCAAGGGAGGTTTGACTTCTCTGGAAAGTCTCTTACCAGAGAAGTCCTTCTTAAACGTGCAGGTGTTGACAGAAGTCCTGGATATCTTGAACAGGTGCTCCAGATCAACAGCTTCTACCCAGAAACTGAAATAACTCCT GAAGAAGAGAAAGCAGCGGATGATTGGGAAAGAAAAATTGCATCTGTTCTAGTCAGCCACGAGTTTGGTATAGTTTTCGAGGCTTTAGCAGATGGCATAAATAGCCGAAATCCAGAACTACGGTCAGCATGCTTTATATCAGCTACGTGGCTCGTATACATGTTGACCATTCTACCGGACACAGGGGTACAAGGAGCAGCGCGTGTCTGCTTGCTGAAACAGTTCATAACAAAACTAAATTCTGCTAAGGACATTCATGATAGAGTCCTTTCTATGATTGCTCTAAATAGTTTTCTCCATTTCCCTG ATGGCTTTCACGATCTAACTTCCTACACTAAGGATATCTTAAAAGGTTTGAGAGAGCTTAAGAGAATCTCTCCATTGACATCTGAAATTCTTAAAGTTCTGGTTGAAGAGAATGAATCTAAAAGT GACATATGGATACATAAAGAGCTGATTCGAGTAGATTGCAGTGAGAATGGGGAAGTGCTGTCTCTCATTTTTTTCAGGAATAAATTATTTTCGGGCCACTCTGATGGAACTATTAAG GTTTGGATGGTAAAGGATACTTCATTCCATCTCTTGCAAGAGATCCAAGAACATCTTAAGCCTGTAACAAGTTTGGTGATTTCAGAATCTGGTGACAGACTATACAGCGGTTCACTTGATCGAACTGCAAAG GTTTGGTCTGTTGGAAAGGCAGCAATACATTGTGTACAGGTTCATGATATGAAGGAGCAGATTCATAATTTAATTGTAACTGACAGCATATCTTGTTTCACTGCACAGGGCGCTGGTGTCAAG GTTCAATCATGGAATGGAGAATCAAAAGTgttaaattctaataaatacGTTAAGTGCTTGGCTCATGTTCATGGGCGATTATACTGCGGCTGCCACGATAGCAGTGTTCAGGAGATAAATCTGGACACCGGAAACGTCAGTACTATTCAAAGTGGTTCTAAAAAACTACTTGGCAAAGCCTATCCTATTCATGCACTGCAACTTCATGGTGAACTTATATATGCAGCTGGGTCTTCCTTAGATGGATCTGTTATAAAG ATGTGGGACAATTCTAGTTATAGATTGGTGGGATCTCTGCAAACCGGATTGGAAGTGCGGGCTATGGCTGTGAGCTCAGAATTAATTTACTTGGGGGGCAAGGGAGTAGCTGTGGAAATCTGGGATAAGACGAAACACAACAAACTTGACACATTACAAACGGCCACAAACAGTAGGGTTCTTTGCATGTCTCTAGACAGGAATGAAGAAATTTTGGTAATTGGAACTTCTGATGGCCAAATTCAG TAG